The following is a genomic window from Falco naumanni isolate bFalNau1 chromosome 10, bFalNau1.pat, whole genome shotgun sequence.
CTTTGGAATACAGGAGGGGAGGCAGGTCCATCAGTCAGTAGTTACCACCATTTCTTACCCATGCCTCCAGACCTCTTCCCCACACCAGAAAGCCCAAAATACTGGCACCACGAGACACAAAAGCACTGCAGGGAGATAGCTGAGCCCAGAAGGGGAAATTGCTCTGGTCGGAAAAGcactgtgccctgcagccctctcATCTTTTTAAGCTCGGCTTTTCTAACACTCTTCTGTAGGCACAGATTGCAACTTGGTCTGTCAGTCATTGCCACCCCTCTTCCGCATCTCATCTCTCCTTCTAGGTGCTATTTTGGTGAGAAGGTGGCCTTGTACTTTGCCTGGCTGGGCTGGTACACCTACCTGCTGGGAGTTGCCGCATTGGTGGGGCTGGTGGTCTTTGTGGCTGGGATTACTGTCTTCAGCTCCAGCCAGGTGAGGTAAGGCAGTTGGGAATGCCAAATGTGCATCCCGTCCACGAGCCTTTGCTACACATGTGGCTTCGAGCCAGTTATTCCCCTTTGCTTGCATCCATGCCTTTCTCTCTAGCAAGGAGATCTGTGAAGCCAATGACACCATCATGTGCCCGCTCTGCGACCAGAAGTGCCCGTTCTGGCTCCTCTCTGACACCTGCACCTATGCCAAGGtaggcagccccttccccagacAGGCTCAAGGCCAAGGTGGGGATGCATGCCCAGTTTGTGCTGCTCCACCGCTAGAAAGGCCACCCCACCAGACCAGCTATTCCAAACCTCCACTAACCCCCGTGATAAGGAGGAGCTATAGCCAGGTCACAGTCTCCATCACCACCAAGGAAGATTTTATCACTAACAAGTCCCAGTGTccatctccctcctgcagcatctTTACCTGTCCCAGAGTGGGGAGCGGGTGGCACGGGGGCTGCTCAGGGCAGAGCCCTCTCCACGGACCCCTGGGTGCCACAGCCCCCGAACCGTGCTGCCCCCATCACGCTCTTCCTTCACCTTCTCCAGGTCACTCACATGATTGACAACGAGGGGACGGTTTTGTTTGCCATGTTCATGGCTATCTGGGGTAGGTGTTGATGTCCTGGTGCCAAGAACACACAACCTGGAGGAGGGAACAGCCCGCTGTAGCTTAGGGGAGAGCAGGTGGAGGACAATGGGACACTCCATGAAGTGGTCTTCACCATTCAGGGGCTCTGTAGTCCTTGTCTCCTCCACTTCCAGGGCCATCAGCTCTCCTTCCAGACACAGCAAGGGACAAAATCACCCCAGCTATTTCCTTCAGCTCTCCAAAGGCTCCCTACCTGCCCTGCCTGAAAGCTTTTGCTCTTTCCCCCATGGCAGCCTCAGGAGCCAGGCTTCCCTAGCAGCTGCCGACAAGTGGtcacagctgcaggaaggggGGGACCGCCAGATCCCTCACCAACCTTCCCAGATTGCTGCACGATCTCTTACCTGCTGTGGAATgagcccagcagagccctgggctcTGAGATTATGTGACCCCATCACCCTATTAGCTACACATCTCATTTGGCTTTACTACAGCCCTTCCAGTTACAAACAGTACCACAAGCATGGGGTGGGCATTTCACCTGCAAAGCCATGGTCTGAGCAGGTCATGGACATGGTCTCACCTGTCCCTGTGGACTGGTTTACACCAGGACAAGCCCAGGAAGGTCAGTCCAGTCCAGGTTAACAGAAAGGGCGGTTGTAAATGGATGTGCAGAGGTGCAGCCGTGCTGGGGTGCAGTGCAGGATACCTGTTCCTCTTGGAAggtgtatttttcattaatccAGAATAACGTgtctgcctggcacagcagaaCAGCCCTGGCGTTCACTCTGATTTACACCAAATCCCCTACGGACAGTAGAGCTGGCCTGACTCCCGGCAAACACTCACCCGcacacccccatccccatggcCACGGggggccagccctggctgctgtgcaAACGGGGCCCTTCCTGGTCACTCAGATGCAGAGGTGGCCACTTGCCCTTCACAGGCCAAGGGCAGTCCGGGCTGATTTGCCGTCAGGTTGGATGCTGTCGTGACTATCCATCCCGCTcggtgggatggaggtgtgaCTTCTTCTCCAGAGCCATCCCCAAGTGCCACAGCgctctcttcttccccccaCAGCCACTGTGTTCCTGGAGCTGTGGAAGAGGCACAGAGCCACCGTGGTCACCGACTGGGACCTGTACAGGTGGGATGAGGACGAGGTGAGGATGTCATCTTTCCTGCTCAGGGCTTCCCCTTTCAAGGCAGGAGTCAGCTGGACCTACAGAAAATTCTCTGTAGATGTAAACATCTAATGGAGACACTTAAACAGACAGTAAAGCCAACATCTGACAGTCCTGGGAGGGTCACAGGAGAGACAGAGGCCTCCAGAGAGTTGAGCAGATGCTAGCCACCTCTCTGCATTGCTAGCCACCTCCCCACCTGCACAGGGGTTTGGACTCAGAACTGGCCACACTGTTGTGTGTTGGGCTAGGTACTCACCCCTGTCCTTCCCTGGTGCTGTTCATCCCCCTTAACTCAACAACCCCTGGACTTTCTGCTACCTGGACACAGCCCACCTGGatcctttcttccccctgcttttttttcatttttttttttttttttaaaggaggagCTGGCCATGGAGCTGATTAATAATTTGCAGCATGAGCCCCGGCGGTACCAGCACTCCTACTTCCGCAGCACCATCATACTCCTCTTGGTTCTGGTAATGGTATGTGCCAGGGAGACCACAGGGAGATCTGGTTTAAGGGCACATgggctttcctcctcccctccctacTCCGCTGCACAAATAGCACCTCAGCGTCCTATTGCTGGAGCAAAGACAGAAGCCAGGTTGTTAGGGCAGGTCCGTGCCCATCGGAAGGAACTGGGGCCTCCCTATGCTCACACCCTCCTGTCCTTTGGGGACGTGGGCTGAAGGCTCTGCTCTTGCAGCGGGAGGCAGTGAGGATCAAGGCAGTAACacagagggcagggagaggcgAACCCTCGATGCCCTCATTTCTCCCCACGGGCCAATGGGGAGAGTCCAGACAAGTAGCTTAGATGGAGACACCCACCTCCAGAACCTCTCGTCCTTCACCAAAGAGCACTGGCTTGCACTTGAGGCCACATCCAGAGGAGCTCTGGTGAAGGGAACCAGGCTCTGAAGGGCTGGTGGTCCTCAGGTGAGATGGAGCACGTGCCCCCCATGCACGGCTTCTCACCACCCCGTCGCCCTCCTCCATAGATTGCCGTGCTGATCGGCATCGCCCACGCACTTGTCATTTACCGGGTGATAGCGACGGCTTTCTTCAGCCAGAGCAACTCAGAGTTCCTCCGCGAGCAGGCCAACACGATGGCAGTGATGACAGGGGCCGTGCTGCACTACATCACCATTGTCATCATGAACAAGGTGCAGTGAGACACGGGGTGAGCAGCAGgtctctctgcttttccaccATTGACCCTCCCCTCTCATTTTGCATCTCTCCTGCAGGTCAACCGGCGAGTGGCCCTCTACCTCTGTGACCTGGGTAAGGGACACTGGGGGCTGtccccccctgcacccacaccctgcagcacccagcgACTGCAGCACGACACCCCTTggtcccttcccttcccccaccaTCTCGAAGCatctgccaggcagctctggcCACGCAGGTCCCCATGGGAGGCCAGCAGCCCTCCAGCACACCGGTGGCCCACATGGCTGTCCCACAGCCACACCATGCTTTGGAGGGGCTGTCACCCTACCGAGCAGAGACCCAGGATGAGCAGGAAGCCTCCACGGCTGCAGGAGAGCTCTCAGCACAGTTTTCCTCCCAGCTGAAGGGCCCCCTCTCACGGCTCTGAGCGACCTCCCTGCTTAGCTGGGCTCAGCTCCATCACAGGGCTCAGGCAGAGGGCAGAGAAGGCTCCACAAGAGGCAGAGACACCCTTCCGACCTTCAAAGAGCTGCTGTGGCACCCGAGGGGGAGCCGGGCAGGGTCCCTCCACTCTATGACCAAGCCCCTGTGCCTTGCTCCCTTCCCCAGAAAAACCACGGACCTTCTCCCAGCGTGAAAACAACTTCACCGTGAAGATCTTCACCttccagttcttcacaaacttctCTTCGCTCATCTACATTGCCTTTTTCCTGGGACGGTGAGTGGTGGCTGGGGAcctgggggaagcagaggggagCCTGGGTTTGGGGCATGCACCCCCAACTTTCCCAGGGACAGCCCagtccccctgccctccccgcaAGGCACAGGGACCCCATCGGGGACCTCAGGAGGGCCATGACTTGGCCCCATGGGCACAGTGGGTGGGGGAAGCCCCTTGCcctctgtgctgtgcctggaTGTCCATCCAACGGGGGTCAGCAGTGGGGCTCAACAGGTATCGCCGTTGTTGCTTCCTCGCTCAGGATCAACGGCCACCCAGGGAACTACATGCGCGTTGCTGGCAGGtggaggctggaggaggtgaGGGACCTGCCATGAAGCTCTGACCCACATCACAActcttgttcttcctttccctcctgccccgcGAGGCTCTGGGAATCTCAGCTTCCTCCTGTGGTACCTTGGTACCTGCCTTGGCCAGACAGCCCCTTAGGCCAGGTCACCCTGCGGGCAGGGCAAAAGTCCTCTCCTCTCACCCCTTCACAGTGCCACCCCAGCGGCTGCATCACCGACCTCTTCATCCAGATGGCCATCATTATGCTGCTCAAACAGACCATCAGCAACGTGATGGAATATCTCGTCCCGTAAGCTTTTCTCCAGCCCAGAGTGTTGCTGGTACTCCTGCACATTCAGGACAGCCTCCCAGCTCCTACAGAGAGTAACCCTGGTCTTTGGGCCAAGATTTCatcctcttccttcctcaggTCACCAGGGCTGTCACTGGCAGCAGTTCAGCCCTGCTAGCCCCTGCAGGCAGCCGTACAAATTGCTCCCTCCCCTTGCAGCTGGATAGAACACAAGCTATGCAAGAAGCAGCGGCGCCCCAAGAAGAGAAGCATGGTGTTaggagaggaggaggcggcTGAGGACCCCTGCAAAAGCCACTGGCTGAGCAACTATGAACTCAAAGAGGTCAACATCTTCAGCTTGTTTGACGAGTTCTTGGAGATGGGTATGTAGGGCAGGGGGTCGAGTGAGGAGGGGTGCTGGGCCATATGCCCTCGTTGGCTGGAGAGAGCCTGATGCTGGGGAGCCCATAGGTAGGCAAGGGAGAGCTCTGAGACCCAGCTCCAAGAGCTCTGCCACACCAAGGAGATCATTCCCAAAAGAAGAGAGCAGGCAACTGTGCTGGCCTTGAGCCCCTGCCTAGGacccccctctcctcccaggaGACGGTTGTAACCCCCAGGGCCTTGATGACTCCACTAGTGCCCTGTGGAACTCCCCCCCTGGCCCCAGTCCCCCTCTCTGGCAGTCCAGTGAGAGGCGGTTGTCCCCTGTGGGGATGCAGGGTCCCCAGACAGGTCTGTCTCCCTCTCTCACCCCTGCAAAGCCGCTCTGGCACAAGCCGCTCTGACAAAGCAGGACAAACCCAGACAGTGGGCAGGACCCTGTGCGATGTCCTCTCCACGGTGGCTTCACACCAGCACCTGGCATCTTCCCCCTCCACAGTGATCCAGTACAGCTTCACCACCATTTTCGTCGCTGCCTTTCCCCTCGCCCCGCTGCTGGCGTTCTGCAACAACATCTTTGAGATCCACCTGGATGCCATCAAGATGATGCGGTTGTACCGGCGCATGGTGCCCAGGAAGGCCAATGACATCGGTGAGATGGAGCCCCAGGAGCACAGTccttccagtgctgctgcttgggcGAGTGGTGCTGGCGCTAAGTCCTTTCCCTATGAAGCCCTTGAGCATCCCTTTGCCAGGGGCTGGCATCACTTCGCCGCCGAggcagaggagcacagggagagctgtgggctggggaTGAGGAAGCAATTTCAGAGGCTAAGAAGCAGCTTGGAGTCCTCCTTCCTCAACCTCTTCTGGATGTGCCAAGCTGGGGCTTGGTCTGCAACCCTTGGGCAGCGGCAGCGAGCCTCACTGACTGCTCCTCTCCCGCAGGAATCTGGCTGCAGGTCCTGGAGGCCGTCGGCATCCTGGCTGTCATTGGGAACGGACTGGTGATTGCTATCACATCCGACTTCATTCCCATGCAGGTCTACAAGTACACGTACAGCCCCTGCATGATGGAAAACAGCACTGGCATGGAGTGAGTGCTGCCAGTCGGCTGCTAACAGCCCTGCCTgtggtgtccctgccccagtgccactggtgcagaagcaggaggcagctgagcCGTTCCCCcatggggtggggaggtggaaggggagcaggggagggttTTCCAGATGGCACCATCT
Proteins encoded in this region:
- the ANO9 gene encoding LOW QUALITY PROTEIN: anoctamin-9 (The sequence of the model RefSeq protein was modified relative to this genomic sequence to represent the inferred CDS: substituted 1 base at 1 genomic stop codon) encodes the protein MVAPPPLCFQDYSWMNSSGWPLFQRTSLVAMLTDNIPNPWQLLPTSMLHHRASETTVPRWFSLPXDEVLLTPWRDFPVEDTDPFAPRDEEKWDFILVSDIHEVGSEKEIKRKKFLDELSKKGFAIKKIEDKKLFYGVRAPNQIFRKYQWLLRNSNSRPQNPDVHHDVPATTRIRIVNFILQNTVTPDLEKLHNLMKKKVFETAFPLHEKEELTEFLRHKWARWRGICRQQPIEKIRCYFGEKVALYFAWLGWYTYLLGVAALVGLVVFVAGITVFSSSQVSKEICEANDTIMCPLCDQKCPFWLLSDTCTYAKVTHMIDNEGTVLFAMFMAIWATVFLELWKRHRATVVTDWDLYRWDEDEEELAMELINNLQHEPRRYQHSYFRSTIILLLVLVMIAVLIGIAHALVIYRVIATAFFSQSNSEFLREQANTMAVMTGAVLHYITIVIMNKVNRRVALYLCDLEKPRTFSQRENNFTVKIFTFQFFTNFSSLIYIAFFLGRINGHPGNYMRVAGRWRLEECHPSGCITDLFIQMAIIMLLKQTISNVMEYLVPWIEHKLCKKQRRPKKRSMVLGEEEAAEDPCKSHWLSNYELKEVNIFSLFDEFLEMVIQYSFTTIFVAAFPLAPLLAFCNNIFEIHLDAIKMMRLYRRMVPRKANDIGIWLQVLEAVGILAVIGNGLVIAITSDFIPMQVYKYTYSPCMMENSTGMDCSTGYINHSLSVFRIQDFEPYTKVPEMLPDFVRDEIKECRYRDYRNTDDYSYTVQFWHIFAARLAFLILFEHVALCVKVIAAWYIPDVPQSVKNKFLDRKHSNLRKQLSMMEYSTEV